In Symphalangus syndactylus isolate Jambi chromosome 6, NHGRI_mSymSyn1-v2.1_pri, whole genome shotgun sequence, a genomic segment contains:
- the UBQLNL gene encoding LOW QUALITY PROTEIN: ubiquilin-like protein (The sequence of the model RefSeq protein was modified relative to this genomic sequence to represent the inferred CDS: deleted 1 base in 1 codon) — translation MSHAISRTSRMSQSGCPSGLPADKNISSNATRVIVKTAGNQKDFMVADDISVRQFKEMLSAHFQCQMDQLVLVFMVCLLKDYDTLSQRGTMDGHTIYLVIKSKHGSRSLAHFFQDLPTNVPCHRDRNTKGNSSRVHQPTGMNQAPVELAHFVGSDAPKVHTQNLEVSPPECKAQMLENPSIQRLLSNMEFMRQFISEHLDTQQLMQQNPGVSHLLLDNSEILLQTLELARKLAVIQEIMQIQQPSQNLEYPLNPQPYLGLETMPGGNNALGQNYADINDQMLNSMQDPFGGNPFTALLAGQVPEQVQCSPPPPPPPQEQRDQLHSILQPESSIIALVVYLQTPQPTTTLTRSTTLPKPTLL, via the exons ATGTCGCATGCCATTTCTCGAACATCCAGGATGTCCCAGAGTGGATGTCCTTCAGGTCTGCCGGCAGacaaaaatatctcttcaaatgCCACTCGAGTGATAGTGAAGACTGCAGGCAACCAGAAAGACTTTATGGTAGCTGATGACATCTCAGTGAGGCAGTTCAAAGAGATGCTATCAGCTCACTTCCAATGCCAAATGGACCAACTAGTGCTGGTCTTCATGGTTTGCCTTCTCAAAGACTATGACACACTGAGCCAGAGGGGCACCATGGATGGCCACACCATCTACCTGGTCATCAAGTCTAAGCATGGGTCCAGATCTCTAGCCCATTTCTTCCAGGACCTGCCAACGAATGTTCCCTGCCACCGGGACAGAAACACCAAAGGAAACAGCAGCAGAGTGCACCAACCAACTGGAATGAATCAAGCTCCAGTGGAACTGGCCCACTTTGTGGGGTCTGATGCACCTAAAGTGCATACCCAAAACTTGGAAGTGAGCCCCCCAGAGTGCAAAGCACAGATGCTGGAGAATCCTAGCATCCAGCGGCTTCTGTCCAACATGGAGTTCATGCGGCAGTTCATTTCAGAACATCTAGACACACAACAATTGATGCAGCAGAACCCAGGAGTTTCCCACCTTCTTCTTGACAATTCTGAGATCCTATTGCAGACTCTGGAGCTGGCCAGGAAGCTTGCTGTGATCCAAGAGATAATGCAGATCCAACAACCTTCACAAAACCTTGAGTATCCACTGAACCCACAGCCGTATCTGGGCTTAGAGACAATGCCAGGTGGGAATAATGCCCTGGGTCAGAACTATGCTGATATCAATGATCAAATGCTGAACAGCATGCAAGATCCTTTTGGAGGAAACCCTTTTACAGCTCTCCTGGCAGGACAAGTGCCAGAACAAGTCCAGTgttcacccccacctccaccaccaccacaggaACAACGAGATCAGCTC CACAGCATCCTGCAACCCGAGTCATCTATAATAGCTCTGGTGGTTTATCTTCAAACACCTCAGCCAACGACAACCCTAACAAGGTCAACCACACTTCCAAAGCCAACACTGCTATGA
- the UBQLN3 gene encoding ubiquilin-3 codes for MAKGGEALPQGSPAPVQDPHLIKVTVKTPKDKEDFSVTDTCTIQQLKEEISQRFKAHPDQLVLIFAGKILKDPDSLAQCGVRDGLTVHLVIKMQRRTMGNECPAASIPTQGPSPGSLPQPSSIYPADGPPAFSLGLLTGLGGLGLAYRGFPDQPSSLMRQHVSVPEFVAQLIDDPFIQGLLSNTGLVRQLVLDNPHMQQLIQHNPEIGHILNNPEIMRQTLEFLRNPAMMQEMIRSQDRVLSNLESIPGGYNVLRTMYTDVMDPMLNAVQEQFGGNPFATATTDNATTTTQPSRMENCDPLPNPWTSTHGGSGSRQGRQDGHQDAPDIRNRFPNFLGIIGLYDYLQQLHENPQSLGTYLQGTASALSQSQEPPPPVNRVPPSSPSSQEPGSGQPLPKESVAIKGRSSCPAFLRYPTENSTGQGGDQDGAGKSSTGPSTNLPDLVLGLGDSANRVPFAPLSSSPTAAIPGIPEPPWLPSPAYPRSLRPDGMNPAPRLQDEIKPQLPLLMHLQAAMANPRALQALGQIEQGLQVLATEAPRLLLWFMPFLAGTDSVAGGIESREDPLMSEVPLPNPPPEVFPALDSAELGFHSTPFLHMLQDLVSTNPQQLQPEAHFQVQLEQLRSMGFLNREANLQALIATGGDVDAAVEKLRQS; via the coding sequence ATGGCCAAAGGTGGAGAAGCCCTGCCACAGGGCAGCCCAGCACCAGTCCAGGATCCCCACCTCATCAAGGTGACAGTGAAGACACCCAAAGACAAGGAGGATTTCTCAGTTACAGATACATGCACCATCCAGCAGCTGAAGGAAGAGATATCTCAACGCTTTAAGGCCCACCCTGATCAGCTTGTTCTAATCTTTGCTGGCAAAATCCTCAAGGATCCTGACTCTCTGGCACAGTGTGGAGTGCGAGATGGCCTCACGGTCCACCTGGTCATCAAGATGCAGCGTCGTACCATGGGCAATGAGTGCCCAGCTGCCTCTATCCCTACCCAGGGCCCAAGTCCTGGATCACTCCCTCAGCCAAGCTCCATTTACCCAGCAGATGGGCCCCCTGCCTTTAGCTTAGGTCTCCTCACAGGCCTCGGTGGGCTGGGCTTGGCCTATCGTGGCTTCCCTGACCAGCCAAGCTCACTAATGCGGCAGCATGTGTCTGTGCCTGAGTTTGTGGCTCAGCTCATTGATGACCCCTTCATCCAGGGTCTGCTGTCCAACACAGGCCTAGTACGCCAGCTGGTTCTTGACAACCCCCATATGCAGCAGCTGATCCAGCACAACCCTGAGATTGGGCATATTCTCAACAACCCTGAAATTATGCGGCAGACACTGGAGTTTTTACGTAACCCTGCCATGATGCAGGAGATGATACGTAGCCAGGACCGGGTGCTCAGTAACTTGGAGAGCATTCCTGGTGGCTACAATGTGCTTCGCACAATGTACACAGATGTTATGGACCCAATGCTTAATGCAGTCCAGGAGCAGTTTGGTGGCAATCCCTTTGCCACTGCCACTACTGAtaatgccaccaccaccacccaaccTTCAAGGATGGAGAATTGTGaccctctccccaacccctggaCTTCTACACATGGAGGCTCAGGTAGCAGGCAAGGAAGGCAGGATGGGCATCAGGATGCACCTGACATTAGAAATAGGTTTCCAAACTTTCTGGGTATTATAGGCCTCTATGACTATCTCCAGCAATTACACGAGAACCCCCAGTCCCTAGGAACTTATCTACAGGGGACTGCATCTGCCCTCAGCCAAAGCCAGGAACCACCACCACCAGTAAACAGAGTTCCCCCATCGTCACCCTCATCTCAGGAGCCTGGGTCAGGCCAGCCTCTCCCCAAGGAGTCAGTAGCAATCAAGGGAAGGTCCTCCTGCCCAGCTTTCCTGAGATACCCCACAGAGAACAGTACTGGACAAGGTGGAGACCAAGATGGTGCAGGGAAAAGCTCTACTGGACCTAGCACAAACTTGCCTGATCTTGTCTTGGGGCTGGGAGATTCTGCCAACAGGGTTCCATTTGCTCCCTTATCCTCTTCCCCCACGGCAGCCATTCCTGGAATCCCTGAGCCTCCCTGGCTGCCATCCCCAGCTTATCCAAGATCTCTGAGGCCAGACGGCATGAATCCGGCTCCACGGTTACAGGATGAAATAAAACCACAGCTGCCACTGCTGATGCACCTTCAGGCAGCCATGGCAAACCCCCGTGCCCTGCAAGCCCTGGGGCAGATTGAGCAGGGTCTGCAGGTCCTAGCTACTGAAGCACCTCGCCTCCTACTCTGGTTCATGCCTTTCCTAGCAGGGACGGATAGTGTGGCAGGAGGTATAGAGTCTAGAGAAGATCCCCTTATGTCTGAGGTTCCTCTCCCAAATCCACCTCCTGAGGTGTTCCCAGCACTGGACTCTGCAGAGCTAggcttccattccactccctttctCCATATGCTGCAAGATTTAGTTAGTACAAATCCCCAGCAGCTGCAGCCTGAGGCTCACTTTCAGGTGCAGCTGGAGCAACTGCGGTCCATGGGCTTTCTGAATCGTGAAGCCAATCTTCAGGCCCTCATTGCTACGGGGGGCGACGTGGATGCTGCTGTGGAGAAGCTGAGACAGTCGTAG